From the Lolium rigidum isolate FL_2022 chromosome 2, APGP_CSIRO_Lrig_0.1, whole genome shotgun sequence genome, one window contains:
- the LOC124692133 gene encoding probable inactive nicotinamidase At3g16190, with amino-acid sequence MPSHLALLSCLLVLVLSLDKFLLHYLKRRWHSGASIIPRFPTTASPFSFRSQPRHMAAAGRWSETAMLVIDMQKDFVDPAMASPMLVAGGEAVVPAVAEAVAVARERGIFVVWVVREHDPSGRDVELFRRHLYSGGKGPTVKGLKGAELADGLVIKEGDYKLVKTRFSAFFATHLDSVLKTLGMKNLVIVGVQTPNCIRQTVFDAVELDYEKVTVLIDATAAARPDIHLSNIRDMKTIGVETPTLEEWRR; translated from the exons ATGCCATCGCATCTGGCGTTGCTGTCGTGCCTGCTGGTGCTGGTCCTCTCCCTCGACAAGTTCCTCCTCCACTACCTCAAGAGGCGCTGGCACTCCGGAGCCAGCATAATCCCCAGGTTCCCCACCACCGCCAGCCCCTTCAGCTTCAGGTCGCAGCCGCGGCACATGGCGGCCGCCGGCAGGTGGAGCGAGACGGCCATGCTCGTCATCGACATGCAG AAGGACTTCGTCGACCCCGCGATGGCCAGCCCGATGCTGGTCGCGGGCGGCGAGGCCGTGGTCCCAGCCGTCGCTgaggccgtcgccgtcgcccgggAGCGCGGCATCTTCGTCGTCTGG GTTGTCAGAGAGCATGACCCTTCTGGAAGAGATGTTGAGCTTTTTCGCAGGCATTTGTACTCTGGAGGAAAGGGTCCAACAGTGAAAGGTCTGAAAGGTGCAGAACTGGCTGATGGGCTTGTCATCAAAGAAGGCGACTATaagttggtcaagacaagatttaGTGCATTCTTTGCTACACACCTCGATTCTGTCCTCAAAACACTAGGAATGAAGAACTTGGTAATTGTTG GTGTTCAAACACCAAATTGCATTCGTCAGACTGTCTTTGATGCTGTAGAACTGGACTATGAGAAAGTTACAGTCCTGATTGATGCAACAGCTGCTGCTAGACCAGATATCCATTTGT CAAATATCAGAGATATGAAGACTATCGGCGTGGAAACACCAACCTTGGAAGAGTGGCGCCGTTAA
- the LOC124692135 gene encoding probable tocopherol cyclase, chloroplastic, with protein sequence MNVAAAVPGARPLPHAPPPRCCPRARRSLCPRAAAEPAASFSTGAAAARAPVYAPTPRDRPLRTPHSGYHYDGTPRPFFEGWYFKVSIPECRQSFCFMYSVENPLFRDGMSALDRAVHGPRFTGVGAQILGADDKYMCQFSEKSNNFWGSRHELILGNTFVPNKDSTPPERELPPQEFSNRVLEGYQVTPTWHQGSIRDDGRSNYVPNVQTARWEYSTRPVYGWGDVTSKQKSTAGWLAAFPFFEPHWQICMASGLSTGWIEWDGERFEFENAPSYSEKNWGGGFPRKWYWIQCNVFPGASGEVAVTAAGGLRKIGLGDTYESPSLIGIHHEGKFYEFVPWTGAVSWDIAPWGHWRMTGENKNHLVEIEATTNEPGTALRAPTMESGLVPACKDTCYGDLKVQMWEKRDDGSKGKMILDATSNMAAVEVGGGPWFNGWKGTTASNELVNNIVGTQIDVESLFPIPILKPPGL encoded by the exons AtgaacgtcgccgccgccgtgccgggcGCGAGGCCACTGCCCCATGCGCCGCCACCGCGGTGCTGTCCGCGGGCCCGCCGCAGCCTCtgcccacgcgccgccgccgagccggcggcctccttctccacgggggcggcggcggcgagggcgcccGTCTACGCTCCCACCCCGCGGGATCGGCCGCTGCGGACGCCGCACAGCGG GTATCACTACGACGGGACCCCCAGGCCCTTCTTCGAAGGCTGGTACTTCAAGGTATCCATCCCCGAATGCAGGCAGAGCTTCTGCTTTATGTACTCCGTCGAGAACCCCTTGTTCCGTGACGGGATGAGCGCGCTCGACCGGGCAGTACACGGCCCACGGTTTACCGGGGTGGGAGCGCAGATCCTTGGTGCCGACGACAAGTACATGTGCCAGTTCTCTGAAAAATCAAACAACTTCTGGGGAA GTAGGCATGAGCTAATTCTCGGAAACACATTCGTTCCCAATAAAGACTCAACTCCTCCGGAACGGGAGCTCCCTCCTCAG GAATTCTCCAATCGTGTTTTGGAAGGCTACCAAGTCACACCAACTTGGCATCAGGGTTCCATTCGTGATGATGGAAG GTCAAACTATGTACCAAATGTCCAAACAGCTCGTTGGGAGTACAGCACTCGTCCGGTGTATGGCTGGGGTGATGTCACATCTAAGCAGAAGTCGACTGCCGGTTGGCTTGCTGCTTTTCCATTTTTTGAACCTCATTGGCAAATATGCATGGCTAGTGGCCTGTCCACAG GATGGATTGAATGGGATGGAGAACGGTTTGAGTTCGAAAATGCTCCCTCTTACTCGGAAAAGAACTGGGGTGGGGGTTTTCCAAGGAAGTGGTACTGG ATCCAGTGCAATGTCTTCCCAGGCGCATCTGGTGAAGTTGCTGTAACTGCAGCTGGTGGATTGAGGAAAATTGGATTGGGAGATACCTACGAGAGTCCTTCACTG ATTGGCATCCATCACGAGGGAAAATTCTATGAGTTTGTGCCATGGACTGGGGCAGTAAGCTGGGACATTGCTCCTTGGGGTCACTGGAGGATGACTGGGGAGAACAAAAATCATCTG GTGGAAATAGAAGCAACCACCAATGAACCAGGCACTGCTTTGCGAGCTCCAACAATGGAATCTGGGTtggtaccagcatgcaaagacacCTGTTATGGAGATCTCAAGGTGCAGATGTGGGAAAAGAGAGATGATGGGAGCAAGGGGAAG ATGATACTTGACGCCACAAGCAACATGGCGGCTGTGGAAGTCGGAGGAGGTCCCTGGTTCAACGGGTGGAAAGGCACCACTGCTTCGAACGAGCTTGTGAACAACATCGTTGGTACTCAGATCGACGTGGAAAGCCTCTTCCCGATTCCAATCCTCAAGCCCCCTGGTCTGTAG
- the LOC124686993 gene encoding phosphatidylinositol/phosphatidylcholine transfer protein SFH12-like — protein MAEVLSGPLEHHLSSALDTHYEEKRKSNVEYSEDEKKARIASLKKKAMNASQKLRHSMKKGRRSSKVMSISIEDERDPEEVQAVDAFRQLLVLEELLPSQHDEYHMMLRFLKARKFDVEKAKQMWTDMLQWRKEFGTDSILEGFEFEEADKVAECYPQGYHGVDKEGRPVYIERLGQIDVNKLMQVTTMERFVKNHVKEFEKNFAEKFPACSVSAKRHIDQSTTILDVQGVGMKQFSKAARDLIGQLQKIDGDNYPETLSRMFIINAGQGFRLLWGTVKSFLDPKTTAKIHVLGNKYQSKLLEVIDASELPEFFGGSCQCEGGCMKADKGPWKNPEVMKMVQSGAGKCGKLNLESLDTEEKMICADDTIHPKKQDPFNGEEEWRTILHKASRARIEHPQLSPVHEEHVPTLFPTPGSPYSCDVQMVEKAIDAICQSKELQDEKLALTKAAANASNGSNPPLFGGVMTLVMSIATMLRVSRNMPRKVIGAAIGTARSTSIGARSTSKIYARQQSKISAEDVSAKRFADLEEKVLALLAKPSEMPADKEEMLKAATSRVSALEEELALTKKALQETLDRQGEILAYIEKKKQKKSKRLFRW, from the exons ATGGCAGAAGTCCTGTCAGGACCTCTCGAGCACCATCTAAGCTCTG CCTTAGATACACATTATGAAGAGAAGAGGAAATCCAATGTGGAATACTCAGAAGATGAAAAGAAAGCAAGGATTGCGTCGCTCAAGAAAAAAGCGATGAACGCCTCACAGAAACTGAGGCATTCCATGAAGAAGGGGAGGAGGAGCAGCAAGGTGATGTCCATTTCCATTGAGGATGAGCGTGACCCTGAGGAGGTGCAGGCTGTAGATGCCTTCCGCCAGCTTCTTGTCCTCGAAGAGCTTCTACCATCGCAGCACGATGAATACCACATGATGCTTAG gtttttgaaagcaagaaaattTGATGTTGAGAAGGCAAAGCAAATGTGGACTGATATGCTGCAGTGGAGAAAGGAGTTCGGCACAGATTCCATTCTAGAG GGTTTCGAATTCGAAGAAGCTGATAAGGTTGCAGAATGCTACCCTCAAGGTTACCATGGGGTGGATAAGGAAGGCAGGCCTGTCTACATTGAACGGCTTGGGCAGATCGATGTCAATAAGCTAATGCAGGTTACCACAATGGAACGTTTTGTCAAGAACCATGTCAAGGAGTTTGAGAAGAACTTTGCCGAGAAGTTTCCAGCTTGCTCAGTATCTGCCAAGCGCCATATTGACCAGAGCACTACCATACTGGATGTCCAAGGAGTG GGGATGAAACAATTTAGCAAAGCGGCAAGGGACCTCATCGGTCAGCTTCAGAAGATTGATGGTGACAACTACCCGGAG ACACTGTCCCGGATGTTCATCATTAATGCAGGCCAAGGGTTCCGACTACTCTGGGGCACAGTGAAGAGTTTCCTTGACCCAAAGACCACTGCAAAGATTCAT GTATTGGGTAACAAGTACCAGAGTAAGCTTCTCGAGGTGATCGATGCCAG TGAGCTGCCAGAGTTTTTTGGTGGATCTTGCCAGTGCGAAGGTGGTTGCATGAAGGCTGACAAGGGCCCATGGAAGAATCCTGAAGTCATGAAG ATGGTTCAAAGTGGTGCCGGAAAGTGTGGAAAGCTCAATCTGGAATCGCTTGATACTGAAGAGAAAATGATTTGTGCAGATGACACCATTCACCCgaag AAGCAAGATCCTTTTAACGGAGAAGAAGAATGGCGGACCATATTACACAAAGCCTCACGTGCCCGAATTGAGCATCCTCAGTTGTCACCTGTTCATGAGGAGCATGTTCCTACATTGTTTCCT ACCCCTGGGTCACCATATTCTTGTGATGTTCAAATGGTTGAGAAGGCCATAGATGCCATATGCCAGAGCAAGGAATTACAAGATGAGAAGCTTGCCCTCACTAAAG CTGCTGCAAACGCCTCTAATGGATCCAATCCACCACTATTTGGTGGTGTCATGACCCTTGTGATGAGCATTGCGACGATGCTCCGTGTGAGCCGTAACATGCCCAGGAAGGTAATTGGCGCTGCCATAGGCACTGCTAGATCCACTAGTATTGGAGCCCGAAGCACATCGAAAATTTACGCGCGCCAGCAATCCAAGATATCGGCGGAGGATGTTTCTGCAAAGCGCTTCGCAGACCTTGAGGAGAAGGTCCTTGCACTCCTTGCAAAGCCATCGGAAATGCCCGCAGATAAGGAGGAAATGCTGAAGGCTGCAACCAGCCGGGTCAGTGCATTGGAAGAGGAACTTGCACTGACCAAGAAG GCTTTGCAGGAGACTCTTGATCGGCAAGGGGAGATCCTTGCATACATtgagaagaagaagcagaagaaaaGCAAG CGCTTGTTTCGTTGGTAG